Proteins co-encoded in one Sphingopyxis sp. BE259 genomic window:
- a CDS encoding methyl-accepting chemotaxis protein, with translation MDHVISPSSGHAAAIAADAQMAAVIDLFRGDPELRALAVLDPGGRPIGVIREQRVRELLFCPFWFSLMQNPTIGGSIAAMVEPCPTADVARSTTDLLRIAAGSPGAGELILVDRGRFVETLDSGQLARLAMLRDVELAQERAARGAKVDQAGRRFQQDITALTAVLSDMAHQVETFSASLSDRARQTGRDAVTVAGATAQTLAGLHDLGDRGHALAATMAKIVDDGSRARAVRGEAHRKVQQAGEKASALKAASQSIEQMLALIIDMAGRTNMLALNAGIEAARAGDAGRGFAVVASEVKALASQTRTAAGDITQYVDRIRDIVGQVTSGFDEVERAINANNGFSDAIDNAVDGQSATTLMIASYVEQAVAAGREIDLRVQDIGHGATAVGDGAQALGELSAGLSEAARSLDQRARHFVEAVAVA, from the coding sequence ATGGACCATGTTATTTCGCCATCATCGGGTCATGCGGCGGCGATCGCGGCCGACGCGCAAATGGCCGCGGTCATCGACCTGTTTCGCGGCGACCCGGAACTGCGTGCGCTGGCGGTGCTCGATCCGGGCGGGCGGCCGATCGGCGTCATCCGCGAGCAGCGGGTGCGCGAATTGCTGTTCTGTCCATTCTGGTTCTCGCTGATGCAGAACCCGACGATCGGCGGATCGATCGCCGCAATGGTCGAACCCTGTCCGACCGCCGACGTCGCCCGATCGACTACCGACTTGCTACGCATCGCGGCGGGGTCGCCGGGGGCGGGCGAGCTGATTCTGGTCGATCGCGGCCGGTTCGTTGAAACGCTGGACAGCGGCCAACTCGCCAGGCTGGCGATGCTGCGCGACGTCGAACTGGCGCAGGAACGCGCCGCGCGCGGGGCCAAGGTCGATCAGGCCGGGCGCCGGTTCCAGCAAGATATTACTGCGCTGACCGCGGTGCTGTCCGACATGGCGCATCAGGTCGAAACCTTTTCCGCCAGCCTGTCCGATCGGGCGCGCCAGACCGGACGCGACGCCGTGACGGTGGCGGGCGCCACGGCGCAGACGCTGGCCGGACTCCACGACCTCGGCGATCGCGGCCATGCGCTGGCGGCGACGATGGCCAAAATCGTCGACGACGGATCGCGCGCGCGCGCGGTGCGCGGCGAGGCGCATCGCAAGGTTCAGCAGGCGGGTGAAAAGGCCAGCGCGCTCAAGGCGGCGAGCCAGTCGATCGAGCAGATGCTGGCGCTGATCATCGATATGGCGGGCCGCACCAATATGCTCGCGCTCAACGCCGGAATCGAAGCGGCGCGCGCGGGCGATGCGGGGCGCGGCTTTGCGGTTGTCGCGTCGGAGGTCAAGGCACTGGCCAGCCAGACGCGCACCGCGGCGGGCGACATTACCCAATATGTCGACCGTATCCGTGACATCGTCGGTCAGGTCACCTCGGGTTTCGATGAGGTCGAGCGCGCCATCAACGCCAATAATGGCTTTTCCGACGCGATCGACAATGCGGTCGACGGGCAAAGCGCGACGACGCTGATGATCGCGAGCTATGTCGAGCAAGCCGTCGCGGCGGGGCGCGAAATCGACCTCCGCGTACAGGACATCGGCCACGGCGCGACGGCGGTCGGTGACGGCGCGCAAGCGCTGGGCGAATTGTCGGCGGGATTGTCGGAAGCGGCTCGCTCGCTCGACCAGCGCGCGCGCCATTTCGTCGAAGCGGTTGCCGTCGCCTGA
- the aqpZ gene encoding aquaporin Z, whose protein sequence is MTNMQKGLAELIGTFWLVFGGCGSAVLAAAFPDVGIGLLGVSLAFGLTVITMAYAIGHISGCHLNPAVTVGLWAGGRFEARDIPLYVGAQVVGAVIAAFLLFYIASGNPAYDLATNGLAANGFDAGSPGGYDIWSAFIIEIVLTAFFLWIIMGSTDGRAPAGFAPLAIGLALTLIHLISIPVTNTSVNPARSTGPALVVGGLAIQQLWLFWIAPLIGGALGGLLYKTLGADTFPKPNIEGE, encoded by the coding sequence ATGACAAATATGCAAAAGGGCTTGGCCGAGTTGATCGGCACGTTCTGGCTGGTCTTCGGCGGCTGTGGCAGCGCGGTACTGGCGGCGGCGTTTCCCGATGTCGGCATCGGGTTGCTTGGGGTGTCGCTCGCGTTTGGTTTGACGGTCATCACCATGGCCTATGCGATCGGCCATATCTCGGGCTGCCATCTCAACCCCGCGGTCACCGTCGGGCTGTGGGCGGGCGGCCGGTTCGAGGCGCGCGACATTCCGCTCTATGTCGGCGCGCAAGTCGTCGGCGCGGTCATCGCGGCGTTCCTGCTGTTCTACATCGCCAGCGGCAATCCCGCTTATGATCTCGCGACCAACGGGCTCGCGGCCAACGGCTTCGACGCCGGATCACCGGGCGGTTACGACATCTGGTCGGCGTTCATCATCGAAATCGTGCTCACCGCCTTTTTCTTGTGGATCATCATGGGATCGACCGACGGGCGCGCGCCCGCGGGCTTCGCGCCTCTCGCCATCGGCTTGGCGCTGACCCTGATCCATCTGATCTCGATTCCGGTCACCAACACCTCGGTCAACCCGGCGCGCAGCACCGGCCCGGCGCTCGTCGTCGGCGGCCTCGCGATCCAGCAGCTGTGGCTGTTCTGGATCGCGCCGCTGATTGGCGGCGCGCTCGGTGGCCTGCTCTACAAGACGCTGGGCGCCGACACATTCCCGAAACCGAATATCGAAGGCGAATAA
- a CDS encoding S24 family peptidase, translating into MSDHVSDPRAALDRLLTDKGIDYARLSQVIGRNPAYIQQYIKRGSPRRLAEQDRARIAAYLGVSEALLGGPVQRIATPARSRGPGMVLVPKLAIGASAGAGASVDGEPVEGEVAFDPKWLRDLGADPRALTIIRVEGDSMAPTLNDGDDILVDGGDAAARLRDGIYVLRMDDVLMVKRVARAPGPGRISVISDNPHYRSWDDLPMASVQLVGRVVWTGRRVR; encoded by the coding sequence ATGAGCGACCATGTTTCCGATCCGCGCGCCGCGCTTGACCGACTCTTGACCGATAAGGGCATCGATTATGCGCGTCTGTCGCAGGTGATCGGGCGCAATCCCGCCTATATTCAGCAATATATCAAGCGCGGTTCGCCGCGGCGGCTGGCCGAACAGGACCGGGCGCGGATCGCCGCCTATCTGGGGGTGTCGGAGGCGCTGCTCGGCGGGCCGGTCCAGCGCATCGCGACTCCGGCGCGGTCACGCGGGCCAGGGATGGTCCTCGTCCCGAAGCTGGCGATCGGCGCGTCGGCGGGCGCCGGGGCCAGCGTCGATGGCGAGCCGGTCGAGGGCGAGGTCGCGTTTGATCCCAAGTGGCTGCGCGATCTGGGTGCTGATCCGCGCGCGCTGACCATCATTCGGGTCGAGGGCGATTCGATGGCGCCGACCTTGAACGACGGCGACGATATCCTCGTCGATGGCGGCGACGCCGCGGCGCGGCTGCGCGATGGCATTTACGTGCTACGGATGGACGATGTGCTGATGGTGAAGCGCGTGGCGCGCGCGCCGGGGCCGGGCCGGATTTCGGTGATCAGCGACAATCCGCATTACCGCAGCTGGGACGATCTGCCGATGGCGTCGGTCCAGCTGGTCGGGCGGGTGGTGTGGACGGGACGGCGGGTACGTTGA